The Desulfovibrio sp. Fe33 genome includes a window with the following:
- a CDS encoding cobyric acid synthase: MVKQNIFEGIPEILDERRFAHGGNRRRMAEAAGCSPDDILDFSANVNPLGPPKWLGQVVGQALQDVDSYPDPDCAGLVMAAAERYKVWPTQVVAGNGASELLFAVAGLKGFRRAIIPSPTYVDYARSCAAHGLAVVEPPLTEDFQVDFPAMGPLLSSPSLVFLCSPNNPSGALVPAGDLREVAAMFPKSVFVVDESFAEFLPGDADRLTRDRPSNVITVLSLTKTYAIPGLRLGLAFADPDMILRIRRSMPSWSVNGLAQKVGERCLKDAPYLEETREQTKLLREMLASGLRQVPGIKVMPGSANYLLCRMDRVGQDATLLRDRLLMEHRIAIRLCGNYTGLDDRWFRVAVRGRDDNERLIRAMEAVAGTARGPVVRRTRKTPALMIQGTSSNAGKSVLAAAFCRILLQDGYNVAPFKAQNMSLNSFVTDKGGEMGRAQVTQAMACRLNPDVRMNPVLLKPGSDTGSQVIVMGRPVGNMAVREYVEYKPRAWEAVKAAYDSLANEHDVMVLEGAGSPAEVNLKHHDIVNMAMAEYAEARVLLTGDIDRGGVFASIVGTMSLLTAKERGLVEGYVINRFRGDASLLDPAFSQMFERTGKPVLGTVPYIHSLGLPEEDSVSFKEGFRPDGDKLPEDQCVDIVVLDLPRISNFNDIDPLHAEPDVRIRVVADARDVGTPDAVIIPGSKSTVPDMRALKGTGMAAALRALAGSRTRIVGICGGFQMLGRTVDDPYGLESETTRVEGFDLLPVQTTLSPEKTLTRTFGTHSASGLPVHGYEIHHGLTEPLSGDLRVAMRDGAGEPLGYMRSDGRVFGTYLHGLFDADGFRRWFIDQLRMDKGLSPLEGARTVFGLEDALDHLASVVREAVDMNAVYRALGLSDGCAQASLFRRKDA, translated from the coding sequence ATGGTAAAGCAGAATATTTTCGAAGGGATACCGGAAATCCTGGATGAACGAAGGTTCGCCCACGGGGGGAATCGGCGGCGCATGGCCGAGGCCGCCGGATGCTCGCCGGACGACATCCTTGATTTTTCGGCCAACGTGAACCCGCTGGGGCCGCCGAAGTGGCTCGGGCAGGTGGTCGGCCAGGCGCTCCAGGACGTGGATTCCTACCCCGACCCGGACTGCGCCGGGCTCGTCATGGCCGCGGCCGAGCGGTACAAGGTATGGCCCACCCAGGTCGTGGCGGGCAACGGCGCTTCCGAGCTGCTTTTCGCCGTGGCGGGGCTTAAGGGGTTCCGCCGGGCCATCATCCCGTCGCCCACCTATGTGGATTACGCCCGGTCCTGCGCCGCCCACGGGCTGGCCGTGGTGGAACCGCCCCTGACCGAAGACTTTCAGGTCGACTTTCCGGCCATGGGGCCGCTGCTGTCCTCGCCGTCCCTGGTATTTCTATGCAGCCCGAACAACCCTTCGGGGGCACTGGTGCCCGCAGGCGACCTGCGCGAGGTGGCGGCCATGTTTCCGAAGTCGGTCTTCGTGGTGGACGAGTCGTTCGCCGAATTCCTGCCCGGGGACGCCGATCGGCTGACCCGCGACCGGCCGTCGAACGTCATCACCGTCCTCTCCCTGACCAAGACCTACGCCATCCCCGGCCTGCGGCTCGGCCTGGCCTTCGCCGACCCGGACATGATCCTGCGCATCCGCCGGTCCATGCCTTCCTGGTCAGTGAACGGGCTGGCCCAGAAAGTCGGCGAGCGGTGCCTGAAGGACGCGCCCTATCTGGAGGAGACCCGCGAGCAGACGAAGTTGCTGCGCGAGATGCTGGCTTCGGGGCTGCGCCAGGTGCCGGGCATCAAGGTCATGCCCGGCTCGGCCAACTATCTCCTGTGCCGCATGGACAGGGTGGGGCAGGACGCGACGCTTTTGCGGGACCGCCTGCTCATGGAGCACCGTATCGCCATACGGCTGTGCGGCAACTATACGGGCCTGGACGACCGCTGGTTCCGGGTGGCCGTGCGCGGCCGCGACGACAATGAAAGGCTCATCCGGGCCATGGAGGCCGTGGCGGGCACGGCGCGCGGCCCGGTGGTCCGGCGGACCCGTAAAACCCCCGCCCTGATGATCCAGGGGACCAGTTCCAACGCGGGCAAGTCCGTGCTGGCCGCGGCCTTTTGCCGCATACTTCTTCAGGACGGCTACAACGTGGCCCCGTTCAAGGCCCAGAACATGTCCCTCAACTCCTTCGTCACCGACAAGGGCGGAGAGATGGGGCGCGCCCAGGTGACCCAGGCCATGGCCTGCCGCCTCAACCCGGACGTGCGCATGAATCCGGTGCTGCTCAAGCCCGGTTCGGATACCGGCTCCCAGGTCATCGTTATGGGGCGGCCCGTGGGCAACATGGCCGTGCGCGAATACGTGGAGTACAAGCCGCGCGCCTGGGAGGCGGTCAAGGCCGCCTACGATTCGCTGGCCAACGAGCACGACGTCATGGTGCTGGAAGGGGCGGGCAGCCCCGCCGAGGTCAATCTCAAGCACCACGACATCGTCAACATGGCCATGGCCGAGTACGCTGAGGCCCGCGTTCTGCTGACCGGGGACATCGACCGGGGCGGCGTGTTCGCCTCCATCGTCGGGACCATGAGCCTGCTTACTGCCAAGGAGCGCGGCCTGGTGGAGGGCTATGTCATCAACCGGTTCCGGGGCGACGCCTCCCTGCTCGACCCGGCTTTCAGCCAGATGTTCGAGCGCACGGGCAAGCCGGTGCTCGGCACGGTGCCGTACATCCATTCCCTTGGGCTGCCCGAGGAGGACTCGGTCTCGTTCAAGGAAGGATTCCGTCCCGACGGCGACAAGCTCCCGGAGGACCAGTGCGTGGACATCGTGGTCCTGGATCTGCCGCGCATCTCCAATTTCAACGATATCGACCCGCTGCACGCGGAACCGGACGTGCGCATCCGCGTGGTGGCCGACGCCCGGGACGTGGGGACTCCTGACGCAGTGATAATTCCCGGCTCCAAGTCCACGGTGCCGGACATGCGCGCCCTCAAGGGCACGGGCATGGCCGCTGCGCTGCGCGCGCTGGCCGGGAGCCGCACGCGCATTGTCGGCATCTGCGGCGGGTTCCAGATGTTGGGCCGGACAGTGGACGATCCCTACGGGCTGGAGTCCGAGACCACCCGAGTGGAGGGCTTCGACCTTCTGCCCGTGCAGACCACGCTGTCGCCGGAAAAGACCCTGACCCGCACCTTCGGGACCCATTCGGCCTCGGGGCTGCCGGTGCACGGCTACGAGATTCACCACGGCCTTACCGAGCCGCTTTCCGGAGATCTGCGCGTGGCCATGCGCGACGGCGCCGGGGAGCCGCTGGGCTACATGCGT